The following are encoded in a window of Geobacter metallireducens GS-15 genomic DNA:
- a CDS encoding ferritin-like domain-containing protein gives MNVIDCALKMEEEAAAHYIQLAAASSVDELQRIFSMLAAAEKEHHATLLSMLGNIDPAKAEFKALDEAACAFKPLLGKRDLVSELLKDPDGYQHVVREEEASIKFYEELAGKADNEETRALLKKLADEERRHLSIVENIYSFVENPKTYLAWGEFSNLKEY, from the coding sequence ATGAACGTTATCGACTGTGCGCTCAAGATGGAGGAGGAGGCTGCTGCACATTACATACAACTGGCGGCGGCTTCTTCTGTTGATGAGTTGCAGCGCATTTTCAGTATGCTGGCGGCGGCGGAAAAGGAGCACCATGCTACCCTCTTGTCCATGCTGGGTAATATTGATCCGGCAAAGGCGGAATTCAAGGCCCTCGACGAGGCTGCATGCGCCTTCAAACCGCTCCTCGGCAAGCGTGACCTGGTGTCTGAACTGCTGAAGGATCCTGACGGATACCAGCACGTGGTGAGGGAAGAGGAGGCAAGCATCAAATTCTACGAGGAACTTGCTGGCAAGGCTGACAACGAGGAGACCCGCGCTCTGTTGAAGAAGCTGGCCGATGAGGAACGGCGACACCTGAGCATCGTGGAAAATATTTACTCGTTCGTGGAAAATCCGAAGACCTATCTTGCGTGGGGAGAGTTCAGCAACCTGAAGGAATACTGA
- a CDS encoding HAD-IA family hydrolase has protein sequence MLYPVNLIIFDLDGTLIDSLPDLADATNHMLSSLGRPSIGQNAVRRLVGQGARRLVERALAGASEDEINQGLDLFLDYNHRHIADRTVLYLGVPETLDALKGRGMRMAIISNKNVALCREVVSVLGIDRYFDEVLGADSLPFRKPSPEPVLKLLADFGVPPERAALVGDSINDMAAAKGARVSTVGCTWGYGELTELADADYLVESFGELFGIPLFCGGEVSI, from the coding sequence GTGCTGTACCCTGTCAACCTCATCATTTTCGATCTGGATGGAACCCTCATCGATTCCCTTCCTGACCTCGCCGACGCCACAAACCACATGCTGTCCAGTCTCGGTAGGCCTTCCATCGGCCAGAATGCCGTGCGCAGACTCGTGGGGCAGGGGGCGCGCCGTCTTGTCGAACGGGCCCTTGCCGGTGCTTCTGAGGACGAAATCAATCAGGGGCTTGATCTCTTCCTCGACTACAATCACCGGCATATTGCCGACCGAACCGTCCTCTATCTCGGCGTTCCGGAGACCCTCGACGCCCTGAAGGGGCGGGGGATGCGGATGGCGATCATCTCCAACAAGAACGTGGCCCTCTGTCGTGAGGTAGTCTCTGTCCTTGGCATAGACCGCTACTTTGACGAGGTTCTGGGTGCCGATTCCCTGCCGTTCCGTAAACCGTCGCCCGAGCCGGTCCTGAAGCTTTTGGCCGATTTCGGGGTGCCTCCGGAACGGGCAGCCCTGGTCGGAGACAGCATTAACGACATGGCCGCCGCCAAGGGGGCAAGGGTATCAACGGTGGGATGCACCTGGGGGTATGGCGAACTGACGGAGCTTGCCGATGCTGATTATCTTGTTGAAAGCTTCGGTGAACTTTTTGGAATACCGTTGTTTTGTGGTGGCGAGGTAAGTATATAA
- the guaA gene encoding glutamine-hydrolyzing GMP synthase gives MSSDIHSEKILILDFGSQYTQLIARRVREAHVYCELHPFDMDLAAIRAFAPRGIILSGGPKSVYEEGAPAVEEALFELGVPVLGICYGMQLMSRHFGGQVVPAGKREFGHADLLAVGTPGPLFDGFFVEGKSPVWMSHGDHVSLVPAGFQVVGETANAPVCAIQDLARNLYGVQFHPEVNHTPRGELLIDTFVRKICGCSGQWTPGHIIDDAVSRIRAQVGNDRVILGLSGGVDSSVAAALIHRAIGDQLTCVFVDNGLLRLSEGDQVMATFAENLGVKVIRVDAEDRFLTALAGESDPEKKRKIIGKLFVDIFEEESNKITDARWLAQGTIYPDVIESAGAKTGKAHNIKSHHNVGGLPDYMKLKLLEPLRELFKDEVRAIGEELGLPHQMVWRHPFPGPGLGVRILGEVKKEYADILRRADAIYIEELYAAGHYDKISQAFAVFLPVKSVGVMGDGRTYEYVVALRAVETKDFMTAGWYPLPYEDMARISSRIINEVKGVNRVVYDISSKPPATIEWE, from the coding sequence ATGAGCAGTGATATCCACAGCGAGAAAATCCTGATCCTGGACTTCGGTTCACAGTACACCCAACTCATCGCCCGGCGAGTGCGGGAGGCCCACGTCTACTGCGAACTCCATCCCTTCGATATGGACCTGGCGGCGATCCGCGCCTTTGCCCCGCGGGGGATCATCCTCTCCGGCGGCCCCAAGTCGGTGTATGAGGAAGGGGCCCCGGCGGTGGAGGAGGCTCTTTTCGAGCTGGGAGTGCCGGTCCTTGGCATCTGCTACGGCATGCAGCTCATGAGCCGCCACTTTGGCGGCCAGGTGGTGCCGGCCGGGAAACGGGAGTTCGGCCACGCTGACCTCCTGGCTGTGGGGACTCCCGGCCCCCTCTTCGATGGCTTTTTCGTGGAAGGGAAAAGCCCGGTCTGGATGAGCCATGGCGACCATGTGTCTCTGGTTCCCGCAGGGTTTCAGGTGGTGGGGGAGACGGCCAACGCGCCGGTCTGCGCCATCCAGGATCTTGCCCGCAATCTCTATGGTGTCCAGTTTCACCCGGAAGTTAACCATACCCCTCGGGGGGAACTCCTCATCGATACCTTTGTCCGGAAGATCTGCGGTTGCAGTGGCCAGTGGACGCCGGGACACATTATCGATGATGCCGTCAGCCGTATCCGCGCCCAGGTGGGGAATGACCGGGTGATCCTCGGCCTTTCGGGCGGAGTCGACTCGTCGGTGGCCGCAGCCCTGATCCATCGCGCCATCGGCGACCAGCTCACCTGTGTTTTCGTGGACAACGGCCTGTTGCGCCTCAGCGAGGGGGACCAGGTGATGGCCACCTTTGCCGAGAATCTCGGAGTCAAGGTGATACGGGTGGACGCCGAGGATCGCTTTCTCACGGCCCTGGCCGGCGAGAGCGACCCGGAGAAAAAACGCAAGATCATCGGCAAACTCTTCGTGGATATCTTCGAGGAAGAGTCGAATAAGATCACCGACGCCCGCTGGCTTGCCCAAGGGACCATCTACCCCGACGTCATCGAGAGCGCCGGAGCCAAGACCGGCAAGGCCCACAACATCAAGAGCCACCACAACGTGGGGGGACTCCCCGACTACATGAAGCTGAAGCTCCTGGAGCCCCTGCGGGAGCTCTTCAAGGATGAGGTCCGGGCCATCGGCGAGGAGCTGGGGCTTCCCCATCAGATGGTATGGCGCCATCCCTTCCCGGGGCCGGGGCTTGGGGTCAGGATCCTTGGCGAGGTGAAGAAGGAGTACGCCGACATCCTCCGCCGGGCCGACGCCATCTACATCGAGGAGCTTTACGCTGCCGGCCACTACGACAAGATCAGTCAGGCTTTCGCCGTCTTCCTGCCGGTTAAGAGCGTCGGGGTCATGGGTGACGGTCGCACCTACGAGTACGTGGTGGCGCTGCGGGCCGTGGAGACCAAGGACTTCATGACCGCAGGGTGGTATCCGCTTCCCTACGAGGACATGGCCCGCATATCGAGCAGGATCATCAACGAGGTGAAGGGGGTCAATCGGGTGGTGTACGACATCTCCAGCAAGCCTCCCGCTACCATAGAGTGGGAATAG
- a CDS encoding bifunctional nuclease family protein — protein sequence MYLKMNIHGFALDSIAQRPVVLLKDADEANTIPIWINSSDTLYIVAELVRHDAAAKSDRKDLLSALLGHLDAEVAEIVIEDMKDGLFDASVGVLLDGETVLLPVRIPEALVLALKHSLPVMVADHLLNKIAKSNGDTDERFTDADARRFVDFLENLDPADLGKYPM from the coding sequence ATGTACCTGAAGATGAACATCCACGGCTTTGCCCTCGACTCCATCGCCCAGAGGCCGGTCGTCCTCCTCAAGGATGCCGATGAGGCGAATACCATCCCCATCTGGATCAACAGCAGCGACACCCTGTACATCGTGGCCGAACTCGTCCGCCATGACGCCGCGGCCAAGAGCGACCGCAAGGATCTCCTCTCGGCGCTGCTCGGTCATTTGGACGCAGAAGTGGCGGAGATTGTCATCGAGGACATGAAGGACGGCCTCTTCGACGCTTCAGTGGGGGTTTTGCTGGACGGCGAGACGGTGCTGCTCCCGGTGCGGATCCCCGAGGCCCTGGTGTTGGCCCTCAAGCACTCCCTGCCGGTCATGGTGGCGGACCACCTACTCAACAAGATTGCAAAGAGCAACGGTGACACCGACGAACGCTTCACCGACGCCGATGCGCGCCGCTTTGTGGATTTTCTCGAAAACCTCGATCCCGCCGATCTCGGCAAATATCCCATGTGA
- a CDS encoding aldehyde ferredoxin oxidoreductase family protein codes for MVGVAVQGWTGRMLCVDLATRESRRETIPAEFLQAYLGGRGLGVRLMRDWYRLDPYDPAMPLIFAVGPLCGTPAPTAARLSVVSRSPLTGTIYDCSAGGRFAWRLKAAGFDALVVTGKSATPVAIAITPSGAEIVDASQLWGKTVHDTVTALAGRGSVATIGPAGERGVLFANIMMGEGNSVGRGGLGAVMGAKGLKAVVVNGDQPVVIADRERFEKARQDVMRLFRASPVIFGELGIGEYGTPALVDLMRQRRMAPTDNFRRTVFEESGNYSGPAIRRDFHAKKDGCYGCPIQCKKSTPAGEHLPEYETLSHFGGLNGIASLASIVKSNTLCNELGMDTISAAATLSAWGEARGSFPDGEEVQRLLADIAFRRGDGELLSLGSRRVAEALGQPGLSMSVKGLELPAYDPRGAYGMALAYCTSNRGGCHLRAYPISHEILRKPIATDRFSFSGKARIIAIAEDTNAAVDSLVACKFSFFGATLEEYAELLSATTGIDYSPQDLKEIGRRICLTERFYNCDNGFSVADDSLPERFFSEPGSSGEGVEIPPLDRARFDEELQKYYRIRGLTPEGVFADRDLLVKQP; via the coding sequence ATGGTTGGGGTTGCGGTGCAGGGATGGACCGGGCGCATGCTGTGTGTCGATCTGGCGACAAGGGAGAGTCGGCGCGAGACGATTCCGGCGGAATTTCTCCAGGCCTATCTGGGGGGCCGGGGGCTTGGGGTGAGGCTCATGCGGGATTGGTACCGGCTCGATCCCTACGATCCGGCCATGCCGCTCATTTTCGCCGTCGGTCCCCTCTGCGGCACGCCAGCCCCTACAGCGGCCCGCCTTTCGGTCGTGTCCCGCTCTCCTCTTACCGGCACCATCTACGACTGCTCCGCCGGAGGGCGCTTTGCGTGGCGCCTGAAAGCGGCAGGGTTCGATGCTTTGGTGGTTACCGGCAAAAGTGCAACCCCTGTTGCCATTGCGATTACGCCGTCGGGCGCCGAGATCGTCGATGCGAGCCAGCTTTGGGGGAAAACGGTCCATGATACCGTCACGGCCCTTGCCGGCCGCGGAAGCGTGGCAACCATCGGGCCGGCTGGAGAACGAGGGGTCCTCTTCGCCAATATCATGATGGGAGAAGGGAATTCGGTGGGGCGTGGCGGCCTCGGTGCGGTCATGGGGGCGAAGGGGCTGAAGGCGGTTGTGGTGAATGGCGACCAGCCCGTGGTCATCGCCGACCGGGAGCGGTTCGAAAAGGCTCGGCAGGACGTGATGCGGCTTTTCCGCGCTTCACCTGTCATCTTCGGCGAACTGGGGATTGGCGAATATGGCACGCCGGCCTTGGTGGATCTCATGCGCCAGCGCCGCATGGCCCCTACCGACAACTTCCGGCGGACCGTCTTCGAGGAGTCGGGGAACTACTCCGGGCCCGCCATTCGACGCGATTTCCACGCCAAAAAAGACGGCTGCTACGGCTGCCCCATCCAGTGCAAGAAGAGTACTCCTGCCGGAGAGCATCTTCCCGAATACGAGACCCTCTCCCATTTCGGGGGGTTGAACGGCATTGCCAGCCTTGCATCAATCGTGAAATCCAACACCCTCTGCAACGAACTGGGGATGGACACCATCTCCGCCGCCGCCACCCTCTCGGCCTGGGGGGAGGCGCGTGGCAGTTTCCCTGATGGCGAGGAGGTGCAGCGACTGCTGGCCGACATCGCCTTCCGCCGGGGTGACGGTGAGCTTCTTTCGCTCGGTTCCCGGCGGGTTGCCGAGGCCCTGGGGCAGCCCGGCCTCTCCATGAGTGTCAAGGGGTTGGAGCTTCCCGCCTACGATCCCCGTGGCGCCTACGGTATGGCCCTGGCCTATTGCACCAGCAACCGTGGCGGATGCCACCTGCGCGCCTATCCCATTTCCCACGAGATCCTCCGCAAGCCCATTGCCACCGACCGCTTTTCGTTCTCGGGCAAGGCGCGGATCATTGCCATTGCCGAGGACACCAACGCCGCCGTCGATTCCCTGGTTGCCTGCAAGTTCTCGTTCTTCGGTGCCACGCTGGAAGAATATGCCGAGCTGTTGTCAGCAACCACCGGTATTGACTACTCACCCCAGGACCTCAAGGAGATCGGTCGGCGGATTTGCCTCACCGAGCGGTTCTACAACTGCGACAACGGATTCAGTGTGGCGGACGACAGTCTCCCGGAGCGGTTCTTTTCGGAGCCGGGCTCCAGTGGGGAGGGGGTCGAAATTCCTCCCCTCGATCGAGCGCGCTTTGATGAGGAGTTGCAGAAGTACTACCGGATTCGCGGCCTCACCCCGGAGGGGGTGTTCGCGGATCGGGACTTGCTGGTGAAGCAGCCATAA
- a CDS encoding M42 family metallopeptidase, translating to MRQESLDFFKQLVEAPSPSGYEQPAQRVFRDYIAPFAEVTTDVMGNVFGLIRGEGEDLPRVMIVGHSDEIGFQVKYIDDNGFIFFAPIGGVDAHLTPGKRVRIHTAKGEVAGVIGKKPIHLMDEEDRKKVVRLDAQYIDIGAADKNDAQEAVRVGDPVTFAVGFESLLGDRVASRAFDDKAGSFVVAEVLRTVAESGVKLPVDLYGVSSVQEEIGLRGGTTSSYSVNPHVGICVEVDFATDQPDVEKKHNGEVKLGKGPILPRGANINHPLFDLLSATADREGIAVQYTGIARATGTDANVMQISRGGVATALVKLPLRYMHTPVEVISLSDLENAVRLIVAALPGMGKKEAFILR from the coding sequence ATGCGTCAGGAGTCCCTCGATTTTTTCAAACAGCTGGTCGAAGCCCCAAGCCCCTCCGGCTACGAACAGCCGGCCCAGCGGGTCTTTCGCGATTACATCGCCCCCTTTGCCGAAGTGACCACCGATGTCATGGGGAACGTGTTCGGCCTCATCCGCGGCGAGGGTGAAGACCTTCCGCGGGTCATGATCGTGGGGCACTCGGACGAGATCGGCTTCCAGGTGAAGTACATCGACGACAACGGTTTCATCTTCTTCGCTCCCATCGGCGGGGTGGATGCCCATCTGACGCCGGGGAAGCGAGTCCGCATCCACACGGCCAAGGGAGAGGTGGCGGGCGTCATCGGCAAGAAGCCGATCCACCTCATGGATGAAGAGGACCGGAAAAAGGTGGTCCGCCTTGACGCCCAGTACATCGACATCGGCGCGGCCGACAAGAATGATGCCCAGGAGGCCGTACGGGTCGGCGATCCGGTTACCTTCGCCGTCGGCTTCGAGTCGCTCCTGGGGGACCGGGTCGCTTCCCGGGCCTTTGATGACAAAGCCGGGAGCTTCGTGGTGGCCGAGGTGCTCCGAACCGTGGCCGAATCGGGGGTGAAGCTTCCGGTGGACCTCTACGGTGTCTCGTCCGTGCAGGAGGAAATCGGGCTCCGCGGCGGCACCACCAGCTCCTACAGCGTTAACCCCCATGTGGGGATCTGCGTGGAGGTGGATTTTGCCACGGATCAGCCCGACGTGGAGAAGAAGCACAACGGCGAGGTGAAGCTCGGCAAAGGGCCGATTCTCCCCCGGGGGGCCAACATCAACCACCCCCTCTTTGACCTCCTCTCGGCCACGGCGGATCGGGAGGGGATTGCGGTCCAGTACACCGGCATTGCCCGGGCCACAGGTACCGACGCCAACGTGATGCAGATATCCCGGGGTGGCGTTGCCACAGCCCTGGTGAAGCTGCCGCTCCGCTACATGCACACGCCGGTGGAGGTCATCTCCCTCTCCGATCTGGAGAACGCCGTTCGACTTATCGTCGCTGCGCTGCCGGGTATGGGGAAAAAAGAGGCGTTCATTCTGCGCTGA
- the flgM gene encoding flagellar biosynthesis anti-sigma factor FlgM: MKIDDKPILPATVATRSEAAAALADGDIHRSAAQGQGEDTVQLSGNAERVARMSEALQKIPDIRVERVQELKRQVAAGEYAVSARDVAEKMLMTMKKGVAV, translated from the coding sequence ATGAAAATTGACGATAAGCCCATACTCCCAGCAACGGTAGCAACCAGAAGCGAAGCCGCCGCGGCGCTTGCCGACGGCGATATCCATAGGAGCGCCGCCCAGGGGCAGGGAGAGGATACGGTGCAACTTTCCGGCAATGCCGAACGGGTAGCCCGTATGAGTGAGGCCCTTCAGAAGATTCCCGACATCCGGGTGGAGCGGGTCCAGGAGCTCAAAAGGCAGGTGGCTGCCGGTGAATACGCCGTGAGCGCCCGCGACGTGGCCGAAAAGATGCTCATGACCATGAAGAAAGGGGTCGCTGTCTGA
- the guaB gene encoding IMP dehydrogenase, which yields MLDETIQEGLTFDDVLLVPAHSQVLPRDVSLNTRLTRNIHLNIPLVSAAMDTVTEARTAICMAREGGIGIIHKNLTIEEQAMEVDKVKKSESGMIVDPITMRPNQKIHEALAIMEKYRISGVPVTNAKGKLVGILTNRDLRFETDLNLPISARMTKKRLVTVAVGTTLEEAKEHLKQTRVEKLLVVDDDKNLKGLITIKDIEKVRKYPNACKDGLGRLRVGAAVGPTADMLVRADALVKAGVDVIAIDTAHGHSQGVLDAIRSLKSAFPGVELIAGNIATAEAAEALIKAGVDAIKVGIGPGSICTTRVVAGVGVPQISAIAQCAKVARKYDIPLIADGGVKYSGDVTKAVAAGADVIMIGSLFAGTEESPGDTILYQGRAYKSYRGMGSIGAMKEGSKDRYFQSDVESEVKLVPEGIEGMVPLRGPLGANVHQLMGGLRAGMGYTGCHTVSELQQKGRFIRITGAGLKESHVHDVMITKEAPNYRVENVR from the coding sequence ATGTTAGACGAAACGATTCAGGAAGGCCTGACCTTCGACGACGTTCTGCTCGTCCCTGCCCATTCTCAAGTTCTCCCCCGCGATGTCTCCCTCAATACCCGCCTGACCCGAAATATCCACCTCAATATTCCGCTCGTTTCCGCTGCCATGGATACGGTCACCGAGGCCCGGACCGCCATCTGCATGGCCCGCGAGGGGGGAATCGGCATCATCCACAAGAACCTCACCATCGAGGAACAGGCCATGGAGGTGGACAAGGTCAAGAAAAGCGAATCGGGCATGATCGTGGACCCCATCACCATGCGCCCCAACCAGAAGATCCACGAGGCCCTGGCCATCATGGAGAAGTACCGGATCTCCGGGGTTCCGGTTACCAACGCCAAGGGGAAGCTGGTCGGCATCCTCACCAACCGCGACCTCCGTTTCGAGACGGATCTGAACCTTCCCATATCCGCCCGCATGACCAAGAAGCGGCTCGTGACCGTGGCGGTGGGCACCACCCTCGAAGAGGCCAAGGAGCATCTGAAGCAGACCCGGGTGGAGAAACTCCTGGTTGTGGACGACGATAAGAACCTCAAGGGGCTCATCACCATCAAGGATATCGAGAAGGTCAGGAAATACCCCAATGCCTGCAAGGACGGCCTGGGGCGCCTGCGGGTCGGCGCTGCCGTCGGTCCGACCGCTGACATGCTGGTCCGTGCCGATGCCCTCGTGAAGGCCGGTGTTGATGTGATTGCCATCGACACGGCCCACGGTCATTCCCAGGGGGTTCTGGACGCAATACGCTCCTTGAAGTCAGCGTTTCCGGGGGTTGAACTCATCGCCGGCAACATCGCCACTGCCGAGGCCGCCGAGGCTCTCATCAAGGCAGGGGTCGACGCCATCAAGGTGGGGATCGGTCCCGGCTCCATCTGCACCACCCGCGTGGTGGCCGGGGTCGGCGTGCCCCAGATCAGCGCCATCGCCCAATGCGCAAAAGTCGCCCGCAAATACGACATCCCCCTCATCGCCGATGGCGGGGTCAAATACTCCGGCGACGTCACCAAGGCAGTGGCCGCCGGCGCCGACGTCATCATGATCGGGTCGCTCTTCGCCGGCACCGAGGAGTCCCCCGGCGACACCATCCTCTATCAGGGCCGCGCCTACAAGAGCTACCGCGGCATGGGCTCCATCGGCGCCATGAAGGAGGGGAGTAAGGACCGCTACTTCCAGAGCGACGTGGAGAGCGAGGTGAAGCTGGTTCCCGAAGGGATTGAGGGGATGGTTCCCCTGCGTGGACCGCTGGGTGCCAACGTCCACCAGCTCATGGGGGGGCTCAGGGCCGGCATGGGCTACACCGGCTGCCACACCGTCAGCGAACTCCAGCAGAAGGGGCGCTTCATCCGGATCACCGGCGCCGGGCTCAAGGAGTCCCACGTCCACGACGTCATGATTACCAAGGAAGCTCCCAACTACCGGGTTGAGAACGTACGATGA
- a CDS encoding sensor histidine kinase produces MTKAAPKDIAATFFAAAERASRTEVEEVRKQVLLDTTLTSLIDAIPDYALVLNQERQVVAANRHLLDAFGLGIASIIGKRPGETFGCIFSSEGPAGCGTGNHCSVCGAVMSILESQETLIQNCHECHISLNRNDITSMDLEVCSTPATVNGIPVTVCVMRDISDQKRRSVLERVFFHDVINTVGGIHGIAAMLMEHPDLPPEKELEYKEWMVLLSNRLIDEINHQRKLLDAERGEFRPDLGMVRVPDLVREVHALYVTHDIAAGRHLVMGEIADCSIESDGQILHRILGNLVKNALEATPQEGTVTLSCSEDAERVTFAVTNPGVMPAEVQLQIFQRSFSTKAGSGRGIGTYSVKLFGERYLKGKVAFTSREPEGTSFTLSVPKHFN; encoded by the coding sequence ATGACCAAGGCTGCACCGAAAGACATTGCCGCGACTTTCTTCGCCGCTGCCGAACGGGCATCCCGCACGGAAGTCGAGGAAGTGCGCAAACAAGTCCTCCTCGACACCACCCTCACGTCGCTGATCGACGCCATACCCGACTATGCCCTCGTCCTCAACCAGGAACGACAGGTTGTTGCGGCCAACCGTCATCTGCTGGACGCCTTCGGGTTGGGCATCGCCTCCATCATCGGCAAGCGTCCTGGCGAGACTTTCGGCTGCATCTTCTCCTCGGAGGGGCCGGCGGGTTGCGGCACCGGCAATCACTGTTCCGTCTGCGGTGCGGTCATGTCGATCCTCGAAAGCCAGGAAACCCTCATCCAGAACTGCCATGAGTGCCATATTAGCCTCAACCGGAACGACATAACATCCATGGACCTTGAGGTGTGCTCAACTCCCGCCACGGTCAATGGCATCCCGGTCACCGTTTGCGTCATGCGCGACATCAGCGACCAGAAGCGTCGAAGCGTCCTCGAGCGGGTCTTTTTCCATGACGTGATCAACACCGTCGGCGGCATTCACGGCATTGCCGCCATGCTCATGGAACACCCGGATCTCCCCCCTGAAAAGGAACTCGAATATAAGGAGTGGATGGTCCTCCTGTCGAACCGACTTATCGACGAGATCAACCACCAGCGCAAGCTCCTTGACGCCGAAAGGGGGGAATTCAGACCAGACCTTGGGATGGTGCGCGTGCCGGATCTGGTGCGGGAGGTCCATGCCCTCTATGTGACCCACGATATCGCAGCGGGACGCCACCTGGTCATGGGAGAGATCGCTGACTGCTCCATCGAAAGCGATGGGCAGATCCTGCACCGCATCCTCGGAAACCTTGTAAAAAATGCCCTGGAGGCGACGCCACAGGAGGGAACCGTTACCCTTTCCTGCTCCGAAGACGCCGAGCGGGTCACCTTTGCCGTTACCAACCCGGGGGTCATGCCGGCAGAGGTCCAGCTCCAGATATTTCAGCGTTCCTTCAGCACCAAGGCAGGCAGCGGCAGGGGGATCGGCACTTACAGCGTGAAGCTCTTCGGCGAGCGGTACCTGAAGGGGAAGGTTGCATTCACCAGTCGAGAGCCGGAAGGGACCTCCTTCACCCTGTCAGTCCCCAAGCATTTCAACTAG
- a CDS encoding class II aldolase/adducin family protein: MFDQIAAYTNKLVADRSALPGEIAIAAQDDALIADGYPALAQLAGDVLARLSCLGLIAARPSLPFADFLVARAPRKESFIVPRDTETRTFLHDIPFLRREELGSDPAPAIARLLGSRKGVVVEGMGIVASGALTIEQAYINYSSVFHSTFVKYLQDVLHDGFVLPGEAEAFAAFRRDWLRPLSADGLAFHCGPLADPAVILHEITTVGRYTVERGLVDSFFGNISCRAGDVIYISQTAASLDALAGCIDPVPMDNSSTFGITASSELLAHRRIYEVSGAATILHGHPKFAVVMSMECDEVGCTVTDCWKECDRVRLLGDAPVVAGEIGAGGLAKRVPPVIAGPRRAVVYGHGVFTVGEKDFAEAFRAMVEVENWCREEYFRRVAETLKIGP; the protein is encoded by the coding sequence ATGTTTGATCAGATCGCCGCCTACACGAACAAGCTTGTTGCCGACCGCTCGGCCCTGCCGGGGGAGATCGCCATTGCCGCCCAGGACGATGCGCTCATTGCCGACGGCTACCCCGCGCTGGCGCAATTGGCCGGCGACGTCCTTGCCCGGCTCAGTTGCCTTGGCCTGATAGCGGCCCGGCCGTCGCTCCCCTTCGCCGATTTCCTGGTAGCCCGGGCGCCGCGGAAAGAGTCGTTCATCGTCCCCCGGGACACGGAAACACGCACCTTTCTCCACGATATCCCGTTCCTGCGGCGGGAGGAACTGGGAAGCGACCCGGCCCCGGCCATCGCCCGACTCCTGGGGAGCCGCAAGGGGGTAGTCGTGGAGGGGATGGGGATCGTGGCGAGCGGCGCCCTCACCATCGAGCAGGCCTACATCAACTACTCGTCGGTCTTCCATTCGACATTCGTGAAGTATCTCCAGGACGTGCTCCATGACGGCTTCGTCCTCCCCGGAGAAGCGGAGGCCTTTGCCGCGTTCCGCCGCGACTGGCTCCGCCCCCTCTCGGCCGACGGCCTTGCCTTCCACTGCGGCCCATTGGCCGATCCCGCCGTCATCCTCCACGAGATAACGACGGTGGGGCGCTATACGGTGGAGCGGGGGCTTGTGGACTCCTTCTTCGGCAACATCTCCTGCCGCGCCGGCGATGTCATCTACATCTCCCAAACCGCTGCGAGCCTCGACGCCCTGGCCGGCTGCATCGACCCGGTCCCTATGGACAATTCCTCCACCTTCGGCATCACCGCGTCCAGTGAGCTGCTGGCCCATCGCCGCATCTACGAGGTGTCGGGTGCTGCAACAATTCTCCATGGCCATCCCAAGTTCGCGGTGGTCATGAGCATGGAGTGCGACGAAGTCGGCTGCACCGTGACTGACTGCTGGAAAGAGTGCGACCGGGTCCGGCTGCTGGGTGACGCGCCGGTCGTGGCGGGGGAGATCGGGGCAGGCGGGCTGGCGAAGAGGGTTCCGCCGGTCATTGCCGGCCCTCGCCGGGCCGTGGTCTACGGACACGGGGTCTTTACGGTGGGAGAGAAGGATTTCGCCGAGGCCTTCCGGGCCATGGTCGAGGTGGAAAACTGGTGCCGGGAGGAATACTTCCGGAGGGTGGCAGAGACGCTGAAGATAGGTCCCTAG